The sequence cctgggcttcaaggctgtccatcccctggccccctcctacctcacctcccttctctccttctccagcccagcccgcaccctccgctcctccgccgctgatctcctcaccgtacctcgctctcgcctgtcccgccatcgacccccggcccacgtcctcccccgggcctggaatgccctccctctgcccatccgccaagctagctctcttcctcccttcaaggccctgctgagagctcacctcctccaggaggccttcccagactgagccccttccttcctctccccctcgtccccctctccatcccccccatcttacctccttcccttccccacagcacctgcatatatgtacatatttattactctatttattttatttgtacatatctattctatttattttattttgttagtatgtttggttttgttctctgtctcccccttttacactgtgagcccactgttgggtagggactgtctctagatgttgccaatttgtacttcccaaacgcttagtacagtgctctgcacatagtaagcgctcaataaatacgattgatgatgataagcctgCGTCTGTGGTTCCAAAGTAAAACCCGCACCTGTAAGCGCTcctggagtttgttaagcgcttactttgtgccaggcatcgtcccaagtgccggggtggagacgagctaaatgggttggacacggtccctggcccacatggggctcctaccctcgatccccatttttccagatggggcaactgaggtctagagaagtgacgtgacttgcccagggtcacccggcagacaagtggaggagccgggattagaacccatgaccttccgactcccgggcccgtgatcTAGCTGCTTCTACGTGTGTATCGTCTGGTTCCCTATATGTGCCTGCAGCtctgtgtgtgtgctgtgtgttgTCCGGCtccatataataattgtggcatctgttaagcgcttactatgtgccaagcactggactgagcccaggggtggatccaagcaaatcgggttggatgcagtccctgtccctcttggggctctagACTGTCCTCTAGacagtcctctaggctgtgagcccatcataaaaataataataataataataataatggcatttattaagcgcttactatgggcaaagcactgatctaagcgctggggaggttaccaggtgagatgagagggaatgaaatAGAgaatcgggtagggaccggctctatctgttaccgacttgtacttcccgagcgcttagtacggcgctctgcaaaccctaagccctcgataaatacgactgaatgaacgaatggaatgactaatccccgttttagagatgagggaactgaggcccggagaagcgcagtgactttcccgaggccgcacggcagacgagcggtggagccgggatcgtgtatcttgagcgcttactgtgtgcaaagcactgtactgagcgctcgaaaAGGAGAGTTCGGCGCcaaatagggaccgtccctacctcgcgaccttctgacgcccaggctcgggctccatccgctacaccaagctgctcgggggtctcccacctccaccccccggGAAGCCACCGGAAGGAACGGTCCCCCGTGGCGGGGAAGGCTGTCTACTTTTTGGCCGGGTGGTCCACCCTGTCCCCCCGGGGGCGACCGGGTGGGCCGAGGGGGTGGCACCGGAGGTCACGGGCCTGGACGGGCGAACGGCCTCGGGTTTATTACCGAAATGGCAGGGGGCGGCGGGCGAGGGTCCTGTCGTCACGAGGGTCCGAGGGGCTGGTAGGGGAAGGCCAGCGGAGGCAGCGGCCACACTTGGGGCGGGGGTCCGGCCAGGAGCCGGGCCACGGCCAGGCGGGGCTGGGGGACGAGGGGCCGCACGGGCCGCAGGCGGGGGTCGGGGCCCACGGGCCCGTCGAGCGGGGCCGGGCGGGCGCGGCTGGCCCCCGTGGCGGGGTCCCGGACGGCCACGCCGTCGGCCAGCTCCACAGACTGCAGCAGGATGCTGGGCTTCCAGGGCAGCGGGCTGTCGGAGGCCAGGACGCGAGGCCCGGGGCCGGCTCCGGCCACGTGCCCCGAGGGCCCcgagggccccgggccccggcccccggccctcgGCCCCCGCCGCAGCCccgccagctcctccacttcctgcGGCCACTTGGACCGGGACCCGTCAGGGCCGGGCCTCGGGACCCTGGGGCGGCAGGGGACCGTCTTGGGGGAGCCGGGCGGCCCCGGGCCCTTGTCCGGTCCCCGCCGCCCAAGGTCGGGGTCAAGGACCTCGGCCAGCGGGCGCTGCAGGTGGCGGGGGAGCCGGGCGGGGTCCAGCCGAGGCAAGGCCCCAGATTTGAGGGTGGGTCCCGCCGTGCCCGGCGGCCTGGGGCCGGGCTGCGGCCGGGAGGGGCCGGCGGGCGCGTCCCGGGACGGGGCCGGGACCCCGAGGCCGCGGGGGGCCCGACCGCCCGACTCCCTCTCGCCGGAGCGGGGGGCTCGCGCCGTcggggggctggggcctgggccgggCCCGGAGCCGGACTCGGACGACACGGGAGAGCTCCTGGGGGTCTCGGGAGGCTCTCGGAAAGCCGGGCACGAGTCCGGGGTCTCCGGGGTCCGCGGGGTCGTGCCGGCCGCGCTCCTGGCCtcctggagatagaggggacGGGTGGACGGTCAGGGAGAGTCCACTCTCGGGGACGGAGGGAAAGGAACCGAGGAGCGGTGCGGCCTAGCGGACAGGGCCCAGgcctgatgatgacgatgatggcgtttgttaagcgtttactatgtgccaagcactgttctaagcgctgggggggggatacatgttgatcaggctgtccctcgtggggctcagagtcttaatccccattttacagaggaggtagctgaggcccagagaagtgaagtgacttccccgaagtcgcgcagccgggattagaacccgtgacctctgactcccgagcccgggctctttccactgagccacgctgcttctctgggagcctgggagtcggaagggctcCGCAAATCGTCCTCTGTGCGACCGCTTGGCATcgccaggcctcagttacctcctctgccccgtgagccccaagtgggacgtggactgtgtccaaccccactggCTCATATATattttgagactgtgatcccactgttgggtagggactgtctctatatgttgccaatttgtacttcccaagcgcttagtacagtgctctgcacatagtaagcgctcaataaatacgattgatgatgatgatctcctccagcattcagtacaatgcctggcaccgaataagcgcttaagaaataactttaaaaaaaaaaataaggacagCGTGCCCCAGTTGGACTGCTTGGTCGCGTCTGCCTCGTCAGACTGTCGACTCCCCGAGGGTGGGAACGATAACAGTGATAATTGGGATATTGGTGAcacgcttactatggaccaagccgtgtactgagcgctgggcacAAGAGCAACaggccccacacgggactcacagtctaggaaggagagggaatggaTTTTCAACCTCTTCTtgccaggggcccagagaagccaggtgacctgccaaggtcacccagcagataaggggcGGCAGGGCCAGGACGAGATCCCGGACCCTCTGACGTCCAGGCACGGGGCTGCGTCCGATAGGTGACGGACAAGCAAACACAACACGCCTCCCCGTCGGGTCTTCCCCACCTCGGCCTCTCGGCCCCGAGAGGGTAAAGGCCGGCCtcccctctcaccctcccccagctctctggcAGAGGGCCCGGTACACAGAGGCAGCAGGAGtcaagacagaaagagacagagacgaaGCGAGactaggagagagagacagagagggagacaaagtcagagagacagagagtcagagagaaagagagacaaagacagacccAGAGAGAGAAACCGAGgtagaggcagagtcaggaggtatggagacagagggagaaagagagagtgtgtgcgaGTGAAAAGTTGGACTCTGTTGTGGCCGGAAGGGATGAGGAGGTTGTGGGTGATGGGCTGGATACCTGGTCCTGGGGTGAGAGGGTGCCAGGGCTAGCCAGGACGGGCACAGCGCCCTGGGCCCAGGCGTCAGTGGCACAGGTGCGTggctcttcgtcctcctcccagCCGGGGCCCAGCGCGGGTGTCCCCCCGCCGTGCGcggccgtctccccctcgtcccgggCCAGGAAGCGCCACTCGACCATCTGGAGCAGGGCCTCCTGCGCCTGGCTCACCGTGAAAGGGACGCGCTgcagagggaggcaggagggcagGCGGCGGACCGCTCGCCCCGAGCGGCCCGGGTCACCGCGGGGGCTTGGGCGATCCCCCGCTGCCCGCcacggagggaggaagggggcccgCTCCCACCGCAGAGCCCCCTTTCCCTGCAGCCCCCTCGCCCTCTTGGGAAGAAGAACTCGAACCCACCCGCCGGGTCATCTCCTCGGCCTCTGAGGTGGGAGCCGGGACAGGGATCCCCggatggatttggggaggcaTCTCCTGAAGGCCGTCGAGGGCCAGAGGAGGCCGGATCCCGTCGATAAGAAAAATGGAGGATTgggagagggtgaggaaggaaggaaggaaggaaggaaggaaggaaggaaggaaggaaggaaggaaggaagagagagagacaaggagggagacaaggagggagacaaggaggcaaggaggtagagagagagggagagggagacggagggagagagagacaaatagggagagaaggagagagagacagatagggaggaaggcagggagggagagggagagacaggaagagggagagcgagagaggcagggaggaagagcgagagagacagggagggagggagatggagggagagggagataggagggagagagggatggagggagagaaatgggaggaggggggtaggctgagggagggagagggagacggagggagagagaaaggagacagagagggagagagagggagacggtggggggagacagggatagaaggagggagacagggaaggaggcagagggagagagggagggagggagatggagggagggagactgggaaggagggaaagagatggagggagggagagggagacagggagggagagaaaaatagggagacagagagggagggagacgaaaggaggagagggagactggccagggaaagacagggaaggagagagggagacagggaaggagggagggagatggagggagacagggagggggagaaagaaggtgacagagagggaggaagagggagacgggcgaggggagacagggatagagggagggagacaaggaaggagggagggagacagggagggagggagacagacagagaaggaaggagacagacagtgaaggagggagggagatggagggagacggagggagagagaaagaaggtgacagagagggagggagacgaagggaggagagggagacaggcagggggagacagggatagagggagggagaaagggaaggagggagagagggagacagacagagaaggagggagggagatggaaagaaggagacagagagggagggagagggagatgggcggggggagacagggaaggagggaaggagatggagggagagagtgggagacggagggagagaaaaatagggagacagagagggagggagacgaagggaggagaaggagatgagctgggggggagacagacagggaaggagggaggaagatggagagagccggggaagccagggaggaagggaaagagggggacagagagagggggcagTGGGATTACCTGGCGCCTGAGGTAGAGCTGGAAGGCGTCCTCGGTGACCCGATGGAGCAGTTGGGCCAACAGGTCGCCCACggcatcctctccttcctccttctgcacCAGGCCCACCCAGTCGGCTTCGCTCAGCCGGCCGGGGACCACGTCCACGTGGGGCACCGAGGCCACGGGAGGCCGCCCCTTCTCCGCCCGGGACCGGCTCTGCCCGATCCGGTCCCGGGATAACctctgggggagaaaggagagcaggGAACGTCAAAAGGCCGTCGATGGCTTGGCGGGAAAGGAGCGTGGGACCCCTCTGGGCCTGGGCCTACCTCCGTCGCGTTCGATCGCGTCTGTTCGATccatcgtgagaagcagcgtggctcagtggaaagagcccagggttcagggggcggaggaactgggttctaatcccggccccgtcgcCTGTCTGCTGGGGCCTGGGCCTACCTCTGGTGCATTCGATCGCGCCTATTCGATCCAtcgtgagaagcagtggggcctgggCCTACCTCCGTCTCCTTCGATCGCGTCTATTCGATCCatcgcgagaagcagcgtggcttagtggaaagagcccaggttggggggtcggaggacctgggttctaatcccggccccgccgcctgtctgctgggtgaccctgggccagccgcttaacttctctgggcctcagtcccctcacctggaagatgggggtggagaccgtgagccccacaggggacaagcgGATGACCCtgtatcgacctcagcgcttagagcagggcttggcgcacagtaagcgcttaacaaataccgtcattgttactggagaagcagcgtggctcagtggaaagggcccgggctttggaggcagagggcatgggttcaaatcccggctctgccaattgtcagctgggtgactttgggcaagtcacttcacttctctgggcctcagttccctcctctggaaaatggggattaagactgtgagccccccgtgggacaacctgatcaccttgtatccccccagtgcttagaacagtgatttgcacatagtaagcgcttaacaaataccattattattattattattattattattattattattctctgggcctcagttccctcatctgtaaaatggggattaagactgtgagccccccgtgggacaacctgatcaccttgtatcccccagtgcttagaatagtgctttgcacatagtaagcgcttaacaaataccattattatcattattattattattattattattattattattattattctccgggcctcagttccctcatctgtaaaacggggattaagactgtgagcccccccgtgggacaacctgattaccttgcatctatcccagcgcttaggatagtgcttggcacatagtaagcgcttaacaaataccatcattactatcattattctccgggcctcagttccctcatctgtaaaacggggattaagactgtgagcccccgtgggacaatctgaccactctgtaacctccccagcgcttagaacagtgctttgcacatagtaagcgcttaacaaatgctattattattcattccatcatatttcttgTAAAAATTCCCAGTTTTAGAGCCAGTGTTTTTATGAAGCACCTACCGAAAATTTACtgcgctgtcctaagcacatgggaaggcaTAACGAGGCAAAAAACAAGAGTCTGTTTTTAAAATCTCAAAGGGGAAAAAGTAATGGTTTCTTATTTCAAATTTTAAGAAGAACTTTTCTTGAGGTTTTTAAGTGGCTTTTCTCTGGCATGACGGACAGACTATCTTGACCGGCTAAATCAAGCCTCCGAGCAGAGGCAGATCTTTGGAAGCAGTCCATATTTCCTAAAATATTCTGTATTTTACTAAGCAGTGAcacagactgtatatatgtatatatttattactctatttatttatttatttatttattttatttgtacatctctattctatttattttattttgttagtatgtttggtttgttctctgtctcccccttttagactgtgagcccactgttgggtagggactgtctctagatgttgccaatttgtacttcccaagcgcttagtacagtgctctgcacatagtaagcgctcaataaatacgattgatgatgatgatggtgactgccTGCAGCCGCGTCGTTGATCCCTTCAGGATTTACAAGCCCAGCCACTGAGGATCAGCTCTTCCGGCTAGtgaagtaccataaaaatgaagATAAATTGCACAAAGACCTTGTAAAGCTAACCAAGTGGATTGAAAAACGGCCGATAAACTTCAATATTCACAGAGTACCTACTggttccagagcactgtactaagcgcctgggaacgtacaatagagataagacacagtctcggccttcaaggagtttgttcTGCAATGGAGGCGATTGACACCCATTTGTTGATGGATTTGAGGAATAAAAGAAAGGAAATTCagtaagtgaataaataagtgtTTAAGGAGAATGCCTACATTGCTATGTGTGTGGATGGGAGTGCACAGGTGCTGCGGCGATAACGCCTAGAGGGAAGAAAATTATTGAGggaatgactagactgtgagcccactgttgggtagggactgtctttatatgttgccaatttggacttcccaagcgcttagtccagtgctctgcacacagtaagcgctcaataaatacgactgatgatgatgacgaccactGGAGTTGCGGGATTTTTGAAGGGTTTTGAAGCTACGGA is a genomic window of Tachyglossus aculeatus isolate mTacAcu1 chromosome 4, mTacAcu1.pri, whole genome shotgun sequence containing:
- the C4H2orf81 gene encoding uncharacterized protein C2orf81 homolog encodes the protein MQRRLSRDRIGQSRSRAEKGRPPVASVPHVDVVPGRLSEADWVGLVQKEEGEDAVGDLLAQLLHRVTEDAFQLYLRRQRVPFTVSQAQEALLQMVEWRFLARDEGETAAHGGGTPALGPGWEEDEEPRTCATDAWAQGAVPVLASPGTLSPQDQEARSAAGTTPRTPETPDSCPAFREPPETPRSSPVSSESGSGPGPGPSPPTARAPRSGERESGGRAPRGLGVPAPSRDAPAGPSRPQPGPRPPGTAGPTLKSGALPRLDPARLPRHLQRPLAEVLDPDLGRRGPDKGPGPPGSPKTVPCRPRVPRPGPDGSRSKWPQEVEELAGLRRGPRAGGRGPGPSGPSGHVAGAGPGPRVLASDSPLPWKPSILLQSVELADGVAVRDPATGASRARPAPLDGPVGPDPRLRPVRPLVPQPRLAVARLLAGPPPQVWPLPPLAFPYQPLGPS